One window of the Eucalyptus grandis isolate ANBG69807.140 chromosome 8, ASM1654582v1, whole genome shotgun sequence genome contains the following:
- the LOC120286952 gene encoding E3 ubiquitin-protein ligase RING1-like gives MASSGGRTGAGAGFGGRQLYYCHQCRSTVSINRSPTADLVCPDCNGEFLEESESPDVSPMLPPFFPFENFGSGGSAGSGSGSGGGMSFSSGAGLPWVFTSSSTAGGAAGGGAGGWTISRRSSGAPRLRRRRRQQQQSGRVQPLLFLNNYFQT, from the coding sequence atggCATCCTCTGGCGGCAGgaccggcgccggcgccggcttCGGCGGCAGGCAGCTCTATTATTGTCACCAGTGCAGAAGTACGGTCTCGATCAACCGCTCCCCGACCGCCGATCTCGTCTGCCCCGACTGCAACGGCGAATTCTTAGAGGAGTCCGAGAGCCCCGACGTCAGCCCCATGCTCCCCCCCTTCTTCCCCTTCGAGAACTTCGGCAGCGGCGGCTCCGccgggtcggggtcggggtcgggcgGCGGCATGAGTTTCAGCTCCGGCGCCGGACTCCCCTGGGTCTTCACGTCCTCCTCCACCGCCGGCGGCGCCGCGGGCGGAGGGGCGGGGGGATGGACGATTTCTCGGCGCTCTTCGGGGGCGCCTCGCcttcggcgacggcggcggcaacaGCAACAATCCGGACGCGTTCAACCCCTCCTCTTCCTCAACAACTACTTCCAAACCTAA